From Mobula birostris isolate sMobBir1 chromosome 22, sMobBir1.hap1, whole genome shotgun sequence, the proteins below share one genomic window:
- the paxx gene encoding protein PAXX has protein sequence MDNLQCHSRVRCFHIHRHPQNHQRYLCYTLPGPRIFNLCVTNVVDVWSTAFNQQKLEEHKSAHGIKTTEEYHIRTREAFLKDAVNLTVLDNTIILKLRQDGQDLIFDLYKLPISETKMELQSVMFHLVDQVHTLQKQIKVFEESNAIDLGNMMQRTQRMFLTAEFDSKMKNNEPGSSQVARKRLAGESLINPGRKRNKAPTGVSFEDNSLDENE, from the exons ATGGATAATCTGCAGTGCCACTCTCGTGTCAGATGTTTTCATATCCACAGACACCCTCAGAACCACCAGAGATACCTTTGTTACACGCTCCCTGGTCCACGTATCTTCAATCTCTG TGTTACCAATGTTGTGGATGTTTGGAGCACAGCTTTCAATCAGCAAAAGCTGGAGGAGCAC AAGTCTGCACATGGGATAAAAACCACTGAAGAATATCACATTAGAACCAG AGAAGCTTTCCTGAAGGATGCAGTCAATCTTACCGTTCTGGACAACACAATTATACTCAAACTTAGACAGGATGGCCAGGATCTAATTTTTGACCTGTACAAGTTACCCATTTCTGAGACAAAAATGGAGCTCCAGTCTGTGATGTTTCATTTGGTGGACCAAGTGCATACCCTGCAAAAGCAAATAAAAG TGTTTGAAGAAAGCAATGCTATAGACTTGGGGAATATGATGCAGAGAACACAAAGGATGTTCCTAACAG CTGAATTTGACTCCAAGATGAAGAATAATGAGCCTGGATCTTCACAAGTGGCCAGGAAAAGACTGGCTGGAGAGTCCCTGATAAATCCAGGCAGGAAGAG AAATAAAGCTCCCACTGGAGTGAGCTTTGAAGACAACAGCCTTGATGAGAACGAGTGA